The following are from one region of the Nicotiana tabacum cultivar K326 chromosome 3, ASM71507v2, whole genome shotgun sequence genome:
- the LOC142175492 gene encoding uncharacterized protein LOC142175492, which translates to MMKDLMSRKFDFQDLATATLTQTCSAVVMRPIAEKLSDLGSFTIPCTIGNFAFAKALCDLGASINLMPLAIYKRLGIGRVRTTSMLLQLANRTVKHPFGILDDVLIQVGKFVFPADFVILDCKVDEESPIILGRPFLATGRALIDCETGELKMRLNDEEITFNVQKSMRRPSEFANCSFIDAVDVIIESDDEVLTIEDPLAAYLMNLDEVNGEDLAEWVLALEGSKVIVYTDHAALRYLIEKKVYKPRLIHWVLLLQEFDLEICDRKGTENQVDDHLSRLEGAENVVEVEEILETFPDEQLLATTHQEAPCSYGNKYIIVAIDYVSKWVEAAALPTNDAKVVVEFLKKNIFTRFGTPRAIITDGGTHLCNRAFEKLLAKYECATRWLLLTTRKLVDRLKCPTEKSRLVFGKAYHLPVELEHKAWWALKQLNLDMEAAGTSRVTEFHELEEFRYLAFESTKLYKERMKRLYDQNIVERNFKPGDMEEAEKIDPDVQEPLDGGSISKVISTYYSEGDFKLKEESRQQGAYLLMHTPSTFCKRTNIVASKAKESE; encoded by the exons atgatgaaggacttgatgtcccgaaaatttgATTTTCAAGACTTGGCTACAGCTACACTTACTCAGACCTGTAGTGCAGTGGTGATGAGACCTATTGCTGAAAAGTTGTCTGATCTAGGtagctttacaattccatgcactattgggaatTTCGCCTTTGCTAAGGCGCTCTGTGATTTAGGGGCCAGCATTAATCTTATGCCTCTGGCTATCTATAAGAGGTTGGGCATTGGGAGAGTTAGAACCACCTCCATGTTGTTGCAGCTGGCCAACAGGACTGTGAAGCATCCATTCGGTATCCTTGATGATGTGCTTATTCAAGtggggaaatttgtgttccctgcagattttgtgatcttggattgcaaAGTGGATGAAGAGAGTCCTAtaatcttaggaagaccattcttggccacgGGGAGAGCTCTGATTGACTGTGAGACTGGGGAGCTCAAAATGAGACTCAATGATGAGgaaataacattcaatgtgcagaagtctatgaggcgaccaagcgAGTTCGCCAATTGCTCTTTTATTGATGCCGTGGATGTAATTATAGAGTCTGATGATGAGGTATTGACAATTGAGGACCCCCTTGCTGCATATTTGATGAACTTAGATGAAGTGAATGGTGAGGATTTGGCGGAATGGGTGTTGGCATTGGAAG GGTCcaaggtaattgtatatactgaccatgcagctCTTAGGtacttaatagaaaagaaagTATATAAGCCACGCCTGATTCATTGGGTGTTGCTATTGCAAGAGTTCGATCTTGAGATTTGTGATCGTAAGGGCACTGAGAATCAAGTCGAtgatcatctatcacgacttgagggagctgaaaatgTAGTTGAGGTTGAGGAAATACTGGAAACTTTTCCAGACGAGCAGCTACTCGCCACCACTCATCaggaagcgccatg ctcctatggcaataagtacatTATTGTTGCTATAGactatgtgtctaaatgggtggaagctgcgGCGTTACCCACCAATGATGCAAAAGTGGTGGTGGaatttctaaagaagaacatattcacccgctTTGGGACACCACGAGCAATTATCACTGATGGAGGCACTCATTTATGCAACAGGGCCTTTGAAAAGTTGCTTGCTAAGTACGAGTgtgccacaaggtggctactcCTTACCACCCGCAAACTAGTGGAtaggttgaagtgtccaacagagaAATCAAGA ttggtgtttgggaaggcctaCCACCtgccagtggaacttgaacataaagcGTGGTGGGCATTGAAACAATTGAACTTAGACATGGAAGCTGCAGGCACGTCAAGAGTCACTGAATTTCATGAGCTCGAGGAGTTCAGatatcttgcttttgagagcacaaaattgtacaaggagagaatgaagaggcTGTACGACCAGAACATTGTTGAGAGAAATTTCAAACCCGGGGACATG GAGGAAGCTGAAAAAATTGATCCAGATGTGCAAGAGCCACTAGATGGTGGTTCCATCTCTAAGGTGATAAGCACATACTACAGCGAGGGCGATTTCAAGCTCAAGGAAGAGTCAAGGCAGCAAGGAGCCTATCTCTTGATGCATACGCCTAGTACTTTCTGCAAGCGAACAAATATCGTTGCCTCAAAGGCTAAAGAAAGCGAATGA